TCCTTACTTTCGTCAATCTGTGGAACTACATTCAAAAGCAGCAAAAAGCGCTTTCGGGTAACCAGTTCCGCCGCCAGTGCAAAGAGGATTACCTCAACTACTTGCGGGTGCGCGAATGGCAAGACGTCTATTTCCAAATCCATCAGTCGATGCGGGAAATGGATTTCAAACTGAATGATGAACCGGGCTCATTTGATGCAGTTCACAGTGCCATCTTGGTCGGTCTGTTATCGCACATCGGCATGAAAGATCAGGAGAAGAACGAATATCAGGGCGCACGCAATGCCCGTTTCCATCTTTTCCCTGCCTCCGGTCTGTTTAAGAAGCAGCCGAAATGGGTGATGTCGGCCGAGCTGGTGGAAACCTCCAAACTGTGGGGACGCGTGGTGGCGAAGATCCAACCTGAATGGATTGAACCGCTTGCCAAACACCTGATAAAACGCAGTTACAGCGAGCCGCATTGGTCGAAAAAGCGTGCAGCGGTAATGGCCTATGAGAAAGTGATGCTGTACGGCATTCCTATCGTGCCAAAGCGTTTGGTCAACTACGGCAACATTGACGCCGCAGTGAGCCGTGAGATTTTCATTCGCAGCGCACTGGTGGAAGGAGAATGGGAAACCAAACACGCCTTCTTCAAGCAAAACCGCAAGTTGCTGCAAGAGGTGGAAGAGCTTGAGCATAAGTCGCGACGCCGTGACATCTTGGTCGATGATGAGGAGCTGTTCCAGTTCTACGATCAGCGCGTGGGGACGGACGTGGTTTCTGGTAAGCACTTTGACACTTGGTGGAAACAAGCAGCGAAGAAAGATCCTGAACTGCTGAACTTCGAAAAAGAGATGCTGTTCAAAGGCGACGCCAGCCATGTCACTGATTTGGACTATCCGAATTTCTGGCATCAAAACGGCCTGAAACTCAAACTCAGCTACCAATTTGAACCGGGTGATGACAGCGATGGCGTGACGGTGCATATTCCGCTGCCGATTCTCAACCAAGTGGATGCGGCCGGTTTTGACTGGCAAATTCCGGGCTTGCGCCATGAGTTGGTGGTGAGCCTAATTAAGTCGCTGCCAAAGACATTGCGCAAGAATTTTGTTCCCGCACCGAACTATGCGGATGCGTTTTTGTCGCGTGTGAGCGCGATGGAAATGCCGTTATTGGATGCCTTGGAGAAAGAGCTGCGCCGTATGACAGGCGTGGAAGTGCTGCGCGAGGACTGGAAACTTGAACAGGTGCCCGATCACTTGAAAGTCACTTTCCGCGCGGTGGACGAGAAAAATCGTAAACTGAAAGAGCACAAAGATCTGCACGAATTGAAAGAGAGTTTGAAAGAGAAAGTGCAGGAAACGCTCTCCAAAGTGGCCGATGATGACATCGAGCAGCAAGGTTTGCATACGTGGAGCTTTGGTGAGCTGCCACAGGTCTACCAGCAAAAACGCGGTGGTTATCAAGTCAAAGCCTACCCGGCGATTGTCGATAACAAAGACAGCGTGGAGATCAAGCTGTATGAAACCGAGCAAGAGCAGATTTCGGCCATGCGTGCGGGTCAGCGTCGTTTGATCTTGCTCAACGTGCCGTCGCCGATTAAGTATCTGCACACCAATTTGCCGAACAAGTCGAAGCTTGGCCTCTACTTCAACCCGTATGGCAAGGTGCTCGATCTGATTGACGACTGTATCGCCTGTGGGGTGGACAAGCTGATTGAAGAGCAGGGCGGTTTGGTCTGGGAACCCGAAAAGTTCGAGGCGCTCAAAGAGCATGTTCGTGTCGAGTTGGGTGACACTGTGGTTGAAATCGCCAAACAAGTGGAAACTATCCTCACTACCGCCTTTAATATAAATAAGAAGTTGAAAGGTAAGATTGATTTCACCATGGCGTTTGCACTGTCTGACATCAAGGCGCAAATTGAAGGTTTGATCTTCAAAGGCTTTGCCACGGAATGCGGCTGGAAGCGTTTGCCTGACATTCTGCGCTACATGCGTGCAATTGAGCGCCGCATGGAGAAGCTGCCTATCGATCCAAACAAAGATCGTCTGCATATGCTTAAGATCGAATCGGTGGTGAATGACTACAAAGAACTGCTGAATAAAATTCCGAAAGGGATGGCCGTGCCAGACAATGTGAAGGAGATTCGCTGGATGTTAGAAGAGCTGCGCGTGAGTTATTTTGCCCAGCAGCTTGGCACGCCGTATCCGGTTTCGGATAAACGGGTTAAAAACGCAATAGATGCTTGCTAATTCGGCACTTGGATGTAGGCATATTAATTGCAGAATGTATAATAGCGGGCATTGATACGTCTATCATGAGGCAAAAACCTGCCTCCTGACAGACTGACAAACAAACGAGAGAAGGTTAACGATGAAAAAGACTCTTTTAGCACTAGCGCTTGTTGGCGCGTCATCAACAGCGATGGCGGATTCATGGATTTACGGCGGTGCGACGGTCGGTCAGTCTGACTTTAAAGGCGAAAGCGGCACTTCCTACTCAATTCATGCGGGTACAGGCATTCTGCCAATCATTGGTATTGAAGCGGGTCTGACTCAACACGGTACTTTTGATATCGATTACTCAGGCACGAAGCGTGATACCAAGCTACGTTCTTACTATGCAGCACTCAAACCAAGTATTGATGTTGGCCCACTGCACGTTTGGGCAAAGGGCGGTTTACATCAGTGGGATAAAGAAGTCACTGGTCTGTCAGCACAAGACGACGATGGCGTAGACATCATGTACGGTGTTGGCGCGGAATACTTTATCTTTGGCCCATTGTCTGTTGGCGCAAGCTACATGAACTACACCACAGATAAAGACGATGTGGGTACCTTCTCATTGAACGCGACAATTCACCTCCTATAAGTGACTTGATTTATCATCGCAAATCTAATAAACCGCTAAGTTATTAGCGGTTTATTTTTATCCCCACTTTGTCAAAGCGCGCACCAAGGGTTGGTTTATCGGTCTGATACCATTCGCTTGGCATCGACTTTTCCAACCCAGCCTGTTTTAAGGCTTTAAGTTCCTCCTTGCGAATCACCACGTACTCTAGCCAAGTTGCCAGCAAACACTCTAGCTGTTCTAAGGTGATGTTTTCATTATTTTTCCAAAAACCTTTCAGTAAGCCAACCACACTTGCTTCTGGTACTAAAGGTTCAATCACGCCCTGTTTGCTGCGGGTTACTTTGCTCGAACGTGGCAGTTGGTCTCGCGCTAAGTTCCAGTCCGGTTTGCCGTGGCGACTCACCAATTGGTGACGATAGCAGTAGTAGGGAAACAGAAAGCGTTCAATCGCATGCCAGCGCTCTGCTTTGATTTCCAAGAGTATGTGTTGCAGCTCTAAATGTTCATCGTACATGGTGGTTAGGAGTATTGTTCGAGGCGATTTTATAGCGCTATAAAATATCAGAATCGGGATTTAGTTGATACTCGACGCGATGTACAGTTTGCCCGGTGAAGAAAACAGCTACGCCAGCATTTACAAGTATGAAAATCAGACTATTCGCCTTAATGGTGTGCTGTTTCACATCAAAGCCGATGGTAGTCAAGTTGCACTTGAGAGCGAAACTGGGGTAGTGTTTCTTTCCAATTAAGTGGGCGACTCCGACTTGTTGTCCCTGTTTCAAGGAGAGAAGAAACCATGTCTCAATATACCGCGACAGTTCATTGGCAGCGTCAAGCCCACGAGCCGTTTTCTGATAATCTGTATAGCCGCGGACATGAGTGGCGTTTTGATGGTGGCGTAGTGGTTCCCGCTTCAGCGTCGCCGCATGTGGTTCCTCTGCCTTTATCGGTAGAGCAAAACGTCGATCCTGAAGAGGCTTTTGTCGCCGCGCTGTCGAGCTGCCACATGTTGACTTTTCTGGGGATTGTGGCGAAAAAGCGTTACGTGGTGGAAGAGTATATCGATCACGCGGTTGGCCGCATGGAAGAAAATGAACAGGGCAGAATGTGGGTTTCGCAGGTGGTACTCAGGCCGAAAATTCGCTTCGCTGGTGAGTTGCAGCCGACACGTGAGCAGCTAGAAAAGTGGCATCATTTGGCTCATCAGCACTGCTTCATTGCCAACTCAGTAAAAACGCAGGTAAGTACGGAGTTTTAGCAAGTAATTGTAATGCAAGTGAAAATTGTCGTTTGACGAACAGTAAATTACATATGTGATACGATGTTTATAAAATTTGTTGAGCATTGAGTGGTCATCACAAAAATTAACAAATAATTTACATGTGCCGTCAATCCTTGAAAATCTATTCTACGGTTAATGAGCTCCTCAGAGGTCTGACTAGTTATAAGGAATAGAAAATTGAAAAGGAAACTACTCTTTGCTGCTCTCTGGATAGTGAGTGTCAGTAGCTTGGCCGGAACCAGCGCTGCCTCACTTGATCAAACAGGTTATACCCAAACTCGTTATCCCATCGTGCTTGTGCACGGCTTATTCGGCTTTGATAAGTTAGCTGGGGTGGACTATTTCTACGGCATTCCAGAATCGCTCACCAAAGACGGCGCTAAGGTGTACGTGGCGCAGGTCTCCGCGACCAACAGCAGTGAGGTGCGTGGCGAGCAGTTGCTCGCGCAAGTTGAAACCTTGCTCGCAGCCACTGGGGCGGAAAAAGTGAACCTGATTGGTCATAGCCATGGTGGGCCGACGGCACGTTATGTTGCTTCTGTTCGGCCTGATTTGGTGGCGTCGGTGACCAGCATTGGCGGTGTTCACAAAGGTTCAAAAGTGGCAGATTTAGTGCGTGGCCACGTTGCTGAAGGCTCTGTCACGGAAGCGCTGGCGGTGAAACTTGCCGAAGGGCTTAGCGGGCTGATTGGTTTGCTTTCTGGTGGCAGCTCGCTTGAGCAAGATCCACTTGCCTCGCTTGATGCCTTGACCACGCAAGGTTCGCTGCGCTTCAACCAGTTTTACCCCGAAGGCATTCCGAGGTCGGAATGCGGAGAAGGGGATCTTCTCGCCGCGAATGGCGTCTATTACTACTCTTGGACAGGCGCAAGCACGTTCACCAATGTGTTAGATCCGATTGATGCGCCGATGGCAATTCTTGGATTGGCATTTGCAGGTGAGGCGAATGATGGTCTTGTTGGCGCATGCAGCACCCATTTAGGCAAAGTGATCCGCGACGACTACAAAATGAATCATTTAGATGAAATCAATGGTCTGCTTGGAATTCATCATCTGTTTGAGACCGATCCGGTCACCTTGTACCGTCAGCACGCGAATCGTTTGAAACGGCAAGGTTTGTAAGGATAGCCAATGAAAAAGACCGTATTGAGCATAATTATTGTGGTCGCCTTGGGGAGCTTCATTGCGGTCTTTTATCCAACGGCAGAACAAACTGCGGTGCAAGACATTCGCACCGCTGCTCAAAAGGATACCGAACTCGATATCGCCTCTGGCCGGGCGCTAATGGATTACTCTCTTAGTGCTTTGGGTGAAAAACCGTTGCATCAGATCCAAAGTGAATTCACCGCGCTTGGCGAAGTGATTCAACCATTGCAAATTGACGAGCGTCTGTTTGCGACCTATTTGCAATATAAGCAAGCACTCGTTGAGTTAGAACCCAATTGGAGTACGCTCGATAGTTTTGCCTTTACCGAGTTACACCAATCTTTGTTGGCGCTACAGCAGCGCTTTTTTACCGACGAGCAAATAGCGCTGCTTTTTGCCGAAGAAAATCAGTTGAGAGCCCTCGCGATAGAGAAAATACGCCTGCAGAGCAGCGCACTCAATCAGCAAGAGCAGCAGGAGATGTGGCAAGCTCAATTGGCCGATTTACCAGAGTACATTCAGCAAAGTGATGTGAATCGCAGGTTGATTGGTGAACTTAGCCAAACTGAGCAAGAGGACAGGCAAACGGCCTACTTAAAGCGAGCTGAGTTGGTGGGAGACGCTGGGGCGCAGCGGTTGAGTCAACTCGACGCGCAGCGTCAGCAGTTTGCCAATGAGTTGCAGAGCTATCTGCTTGCCCGCAGCGATATTCTACAGTCAGACTTTCTTAGCACAGAACAAAAGCAGCAGCAGATTGAGGCGCTGCGAGCTAACCGCTTTGCTCAAAAGCAGTGGCGACGAGTCGAAGCGTTAGAGCGCATTCAAGATGCATCGCAATCTGTAAACTAAAAGAGCAGGGGACACCTGCTCTTTCTTGATCAAATCGCCAGCGGCATTTCGTTGGATGAATCAGGTTTACGAAACACCAAACGCAGCCCAAGCATGGCAAGAATGGACATGGCGAGCATCAAGCAGCCCAGCGGCAGTTGATCTTGTGCTGGAAACAGCGATGCGATGAGCGTTGCAATGCCCGCTCCTAGGTTTTGCATCCCGCCTAATATTGCGCCTCCCGTCCCTGCGTGATAAGGAAAAGGGGCCAGTGCGCCAGTGGTTGCCGCTGGGAATAAAATGCCCGCGCCAAGAAAGTAGATGGTCGCGCCGCCAACAAGCGTGAGTGCCGTCGTCTGACCAAACACGCCAGGGATCAAAACGATTGCCGCGCCAAGCAAAATCGCCACCAAACCCACATTGAGTGCACGTTTTTGCGAGCGGCGCTGAGCGATGTAGCTCGACAGGCCAGCACCGATCAGATAACCGGGAATGGGCAAGACAAACAAAATACTGACGGTCGTGGCTGGTAGATTCAGCACGCCGCCTAACAGCACGCCTGCCGCGGCTTCAAAGACCGCCACGCCAGCAAAGGTCGCGACTAAACAGAGCAAATAGCCTTGGAAACGTGGGTTGGAAAGCACATAGCGGTAACTGCGTGCAACGGACTCTACTTTGCGTTTCTCTTTTGGCAATGTCTCCATCATGCTGGTCATCATGGTGATGATGACCGCAATCGCAAACAGGGCAAGGAAGAGATAACTTGAGCGCCAACTAAAGGTTTCAGTCAAGTAGCCACCCAGCACCGGAGCCAACAAGGGGGAAAAGATCACGCACATGCTAATCAGGCTGTTGGCGCGGTGCAGCTCTGCTCCTTCAAAGCAATCGCGTGTTAAGGTGCGTGACATCGCTCCGCCACAGCCGATGCCCAAGCCTTGAATAAAGCTACCCGCCAAAAACCACTCATACTGCTTGGCAAATAGCGTCACAAGCGTGCCAAGGATATAGATCACCAAGCCGATGATGATGACCGGTTTACGGCCAATTCGATCAGACAGCGGCCCGTAGAAAAACTGCGATAAGCCATACGGGATAAGATAGCAGGCCATGACCGCCTGCAAAGCGGCTGGTGAAACGAGGAATTCGTCGGCCATGTAACCAATCGAAGGCACGTACATGGTTTGTGTCATTTGACCGACAGCCGTCAGTATAGCGATTAAAAAGGTAAGTTTGACTAATGGAAATGACGCGGACATCTGCGTATTTTCTCCGGAAAAAAGACAACAATATTCCCCGGCGCTTTAGTAAAAAAGTGCCAATAAATGACGTAAACACGGGAGGTTACGGCGCGAGATGTTAGTCTTTGCTAAGGGGGGAAGCAATAAGGAAATGTGATCTAAAGCAAGATTAATTTCTATCATTTGCATTAGAAAAATTAATGCAAAAGTAAAGGTAATAAAAAGGGAGCTTTCGCTCCCTTTTATCAATCATTCAACGAATTAGAACTTCTCTTCGAACTCTTTGTTCGCTGCCCATGCGTAGATAAGCTCTAGCGCGATGGTGGCTCCAGCTAATGCGGTCAGGTCGCTCTGATCGTATGGGGGAGAGACTTCCACAACGTCCATGCCGACGATGTTGACGTCTTTCAAACCACGGATGATCTTGAGGATCTTGTCGGAGTTGAGGCCGCCACAAACTGGCGTACCTGTGCCTGGCGCAAACGCCGGATCCAAACAGTCGATATCGAAGGTCACATACACAGGTTTATCAGCCACAATACGGCGAATGTCGGCCAGAATCTCTTCGACCGTCATGTCGTTGGCTTGCATCGCGTTGATGACGTTAAAGCCATGGCCGTCTTGTTTGTATTCAGTACGAATACCGACTTGTACTGAGTGCTTCGGTGAGATCAAACCTTCTTTCGGCGCATGGTAGAACATGGTGCCGTGGTCGTAGCTACTGCCGTTTGCATAGGTGTCGGTGTGCGCGTCGAAGTGGATCAGTGCCATCTCACCGTAGTGTTTTGCATAAGCACGCAGCACTGGCAGAGTGATGAAGTGATCACCACCCAGCGCCAGCATCGTTTTGCCGCTTTGCAAAATGGCCGAGGTCGCGGCTTCCATACGGTAGGTAAAGTCTTCTGCGTCACCACAGTCAAAGACTAAGTCACCGCCATCAATCACTTTCACTTTCTTGAACAGGTTAAAGTCCCAAGGAAACTTTTTGCCTTCCCAAGCTAGGTTAACGGAGGCGCGACGAATCGCATCAGGGCCCATACGCGCACCTGGGCGACCAGAGGTTGCCATATCCAGTGGGGCACCGAACACCACCAGATCCGCATCTGCGGCGACCGGATCTTTAACATACGGACGACGCACGAAACTCATTGAGTTCGAGTAAAGCGAATAATCAGTTTTAGTAAACAAATCATTCATTTAGAAATCCTCTAAATAAGTATAACCAGACAGACCTTGTTCCAGCTCTGCCAGGATTTGTTGTTGCTCTTTGGCCTCAACACGAAGTGAAACCAGAGATTGGTAGTTCTTACGGATCTGGTCCACATCAATATGCACATAACGCATCATGTCTTCGACGGTGTCACCTTCGTTGACAAAATCGATATTCATTTCGCCTTGGTCACCGACATTAACCACCACACTGTGGGTGTCACCAAACAGGTTATGCATGTCCCCGAGAATTTCTTGATAAGCCCCCACAAGGAAAAAGCCCATCAAATAAGGTTCGTCCGCGTTCCAAGCCGGAACGGGGAGGGTGCTTTCGATACCTTGACCATCCACGTACGCATCAATCGCACCGTCTGAATCGCAGGTGATATCCAGCATTACAGCGCGGCGGTCTGCAGTATTTTGCAGCCCAGACAGAGGCATCACCGGGAAAACCTGATCGATACCCCAAGAGTCAGGCAGCGACTGGAATAGCGAGAAGTTCACAAAGAACTTGTCTGCCAGACGCTCGGCCAATTCGTCCAAAATAGGGCGATGGAAACGGTTTTTGTTGCTCATCAAACGATTGAGCTCGTAATAGATACGCAGCGATGTTTGCTCTGCCCAAGCGCGGTGCTCAAGCGTCAACACGCCAGTGGCGAACTGAGAGTGCACCTCAGCCAAATCGCTCTGGGTGTCGTTATAAATCTCAATCAATGCACGTGCGTCGGTTCCGTTGTGCAGATTCAACCAACTGCGCCACATGTTGTTGAGCAGCATTGGGAAATCTTCGTCCGGCTCGGTCACAGTTTCTGGCTTGTAGGTCTCTGTACCGATGACGTTGGCGATCAGCACCGCGTGATGCGCTGTTAATGAACGACCGGATTCAGAGATGATCACCGGCATTGGCTGCTTGTAATCTTTACACACGTCACCAACCGTGTTGACGATGTTACGTGCGTACTCGACCAAGCCGTAGTTCATTGAGTTGGACGATTGACTACGCGTGCCGTCGTAGTCGATAGCCAAGCCACCGCCTACGTCAAAATATTTGATGTTTGCACCAAGAGTACGCAGTTCGCAGTAGAAACGAACGGACTCGTTGACCCCATTACGCACATCGCGAATATTGGCCATCTGTGAGCCAAGGTGAAAGTGAACCAGTTGCAGCGTATCGAGCTGGTTCTCTTTCTTCAAACGGGTGATCACATTCAGCACTTGTGAAGCAGAGAGTCCAAACTTCGACTTCTCACCGCCACTGGCTTGCCATTTGCCTGTACCTTGAGAAGCAAGGCGGATGCGAATGCCCAAACGTGGCGTCACACCAAGGCTCTCTGCTTCACGCAGTACCAAGTCCAACTCCGACATCTTCTCAAGCACGATGAACACTTTATGGCCCAGTTTTTCGCCAATCAGCGCTAAACGGATGTACTCACGGTCTTTATAGCCGTTGCAGACGATCACAGAGCTCGCTTGTTGCGCCATGGCGAGCACTGCGAGTAACTCTGGTTTACTGCCGGCTTCAAGGCCCAGCTGTTTTGTTTCAAGTTGTGCCTGGCTCGCCAGAATCTCATCCACCACTTCACGCTGTTGGTTTACTTTAATTGGGTAAACCAGCAGGTATTTATTGGGGTATTGATATTCCTCAATCGCCTGGTTAAACGCGTCACAGATCGAATGAACACGCTGATGCAGAATTTGTGGAAAGCGAACCAACACCGGCACATTGAGCTGACGCTCTTCCAGTGCTTTGACGATTTTGCTTAACTGAACCTGGTGAGCATTGTCACTACGAGGTGAAACGTACATTTCTCCATGATCGTCAATGCCGTAAAAGCCTTGGCTCCAGTAATGTACGTTGTAATCTGCGCGAACGCGGTCTAGTTTGGATGTTTGTTCCACATCTAATCTCACAGAATATATCCGCAGAACTGCAACGGATATTTAAGAACAAAACATGAGTGGGCTGAGCCTCTCATGGCCTGACACGCAACGCGTGTTGCGCGAATTAACGGACAATTTAACATTTGAGTCTAATGAATAAAATTAATTTTTACGACAATAGTTTCTTATTATGAACTCAACGAAAAACAAACGAATTTTCATTGAATAACAGTGAGTAAGCACTTGATATTCAGGGGGTAAAATGTTACTTGCACTTTGAGTGAAAACTCGTGTTCTTTGTCAGACTAATCGCCTTTTTTTCAGACGGTTACCCTCTTATTTTTGCATTAAACAAGTGACGGGAAAACGATCTAATTTGCGATAAATACTCACGTTGCTAATGCAAATAATGAATATATTCATTCATGCAAAAATCACAGACGAGCAGTGCCTAATTTTCCAGCAGCGCTTAATTGATTAAACATCATTCATCTGTCATCAAAGGGGCTGTCCTTTGGAAAAACCAATGTTCCTCGAGTCGCAATATCACGTGTGTTCGAGTGGTGCCGTCGATGATATTGCGACCTTGTTTCTTACTTTGTTTAAGCGGCCACCATCTGCTGGGCCAACTCTCGGCCGTTGCCGCGAATTTTATCAAGCTTATCAACAAAGGCGGCGGAAATGCAGAGCAGCCTAGAGTCGGGGTGGTTGGCGAGGAAAAGGGCTTTTTCACTGGGTTCTGTCATTTCATCCCAACGGTTGTTGATAGCACGCGCAAAGTGCAAAATGCTGGCGAGTTTTGGGGAGACGTCCGCTTCGCGTGGTTCTGGGAAATGCTCTATTGCATCCGCCATTTCTTCGGGAAAGTTCCAGCTACGTGCCAGCTTTGCACCCAAAGTGGGAGAAGAGACGTTCAACAATTCTTCCTGTACCGCTATTGGATCTTCGCCGTCGGCGACACGTTGATTGATCAACAGTGCTTCGCTCGGAGCGAGAGTATGGATCATGAGCTCACCGATGTTGTGTAAAACGCCAGTGGTAAAGGTTTCATTGACATCCATGCCCGCTTCTCCCGCCAATTTGGCGGAAATCACCGAGACTTCAAAAGTGTCAGTCCAGTATTTTTCCATATCCAGCGTCGTGATTTTAGGAAAGGCGCTGGAAAGCACAGAAGCAACGACTAAAGTTCTTACCGCTTCGGTGCCAACGCGGATGAGCGCATCGTTGATGGTAGCGACATTTTTACTTCCGCCAAAATGGGCGGAGTTGGCCATTCGCAATAAGCGGGCACTGAGCACTTGATCCATGGAAATTTTCTTCGTGAGTTGAACAAAATCGACTTCGTCACGATTGACCATTTCCAGTAGCTCTTGCAGCAGACTTTGAATGCGTGGTAGTTCGTTTAGTCTTGTAATTAACGCAGCCTGACTCATGATTTTTCTCCTCGTGGTGTGGGCAATTTTAATATAGGTCACACTTTGAGATTATGACAAAAGCCGATAGCATCGTGGCAAAGTAGGCTTGGCAGAAAATAGCCTGATGAGTAGCAAATATGGGCTTATCGAGCTTGGTCAAAATAAAGAAGGTGTCGCAGTGACAGTTACACTCAGATTGCTTAGTGAGAAAGACAGTAACGCTCTGCTCGCGTTTGAGCTAGAGAATCGTCAGTGGTTTGAACGATTTATCGCACCAAGGGAGGCTTCTATGCTCTCCTCTGACGGCATTCTAGAACATATCGAGTTTTGCTTAGAAGAGTATGAGGAGAAGCGCCTGCTGCCGATGGTGGTGGTTGATAGCCAAGGTGAGATCCTCGGGCGGATTAATTTCCACGATGTGAAGTTTAACCAAGGACAAGCGGCGCTGGGCTACCGATTCGCCGAACATGCGTGTGGTAAAGGGTTGGCGAGTGAAATGATAAAAGAGGGGATTGATACCGTTAGAGACATTGGATTTCGACGTCTTATTGCCGTTGCGGCGATAGATAATTTAACATCGCAACGAGTGCTGGAGAAGTGCGGTTTTTCTCAAGTTGCTTTAGTGCCAAACTATGTGCGATTGCATGGCCATTATGTGGATTGTTTTCGCTATCAATTGAACCTGCGTAAATTGAAAAATGCGGTTTAATGTGGCTATGACGGAAAATTATTCTTTCAAATCGATGCTATTCCTCTCTTTGCCTGATTACTTTTTTATCTTGGTAAAGCACTATCTCTGTTATTCTGCTAATCTTTTGATTATTAATAAATTGTTAAAGTTAGCTAACGTGAATAATTGACTGCCTCACATTTATTAAACAGAGTATTGTCGTTTTTGTGATATTGAATGCATAAATGGAAAAAGTGTATCTATATCAAATTATTTATTAAAAAATCACGGTAACGGTTGCGAAAGATTTTTTTCACGCTACAAATATAGTCCGGTTGTAAAATAAAAAGGAAAGAAGATATGCGAGGAACTACTCCCGAGTATCTGTTAGCCGCATTAAGGCAGATCATTAAAAGCAAAGGGCTAACGT
The Vibrio navarrensis DNA segment above includes these coding regions:
- the hrpA gene encoding ATP-dependent RNA helicase HrpA, with translation MKRIGNALTSSQPNTQSKPPEQKAQANTAASLRQALSQCLIKDRFRLSKRISGASKIKKESARHAVFDEIALDIAKSMMEVEQRCRLQPKIDYPEILPVSQKKDDIAKAIAEHQVVIVAGETGSGKTTQLPKICAELGRGKFGLIGHTQPRRLAARSVASRIAEEMETQLGDFVGYKVRFNDQISEHTQIKLMTDGILLAEIQHDRFLNQYDTIIIDEAHERSLNIDFILGYLKELLPRRPDLKIIITSATIDPERFSNHFGGAPIIEVSGRTYPVDTRYRPLSGEDEDDRDQLEGIFEAVDELCDEGLGDILIFMNGEREIRDTADALAKRKLKDTEIIPLYARLSAGEQNKIFQPHVGRRIVLATNVAETSLTVPGIKYVIDPGTARISRYSYRTKVQRLPIEPISQASANQRKGRCGRVEEGICIRLYSEEDFNSRPEFTDPEILRTNLASVILQMTALGLGDIEAFPFVEAPDKRNIQDGVRLLEELGAIDSQAKDANKRLTAIGKQLARLPIDPRLARMVLEAPKYGCLKDVMIIAAALSIQDPRERPSDKQQSSDDKHRRFFDEESDFLTFVNLWNYIQKQQKALSGNQFRRQCKEDYLNYLRVREWQDVYFQIHQSMREMDFKLNDEPGSFDAVHSAILVGLLSHIGMKDQEKNEYQGARNARFHLFPASGLFKKQPKWVMSAELVETSKLWGRVVAKIQPEWIEPLAKHLIKRSYSEPHWSKKRAAVMAYEKVMLYGIPIVPKRLVNYGNIDAAVSREIFIRSALVEGEWETKHAFFKQNRKLLQEVEELEHKSRRRDILVDDEELFQFYDQRVGTDVVSGKHFDTWWKQAAKKDPELLNFEKEMLFKGDASHVTDLDYPNFWHQNGLKLKLSYQFEPGDDSDGVTVHIPLPILNQVDAAGFDWQIPGLRHELVVSLIKSLPKTLRKNFVPAPNYADAFLSRVSAMEMPLLDALEKELRRMTGVEVLREDWKLEQVPDHLKVTFRAVDEKNRKLKEHKDLHELKESLKEKVQETLSKVADDDIEQQGLHTWSFGELPQVYQQKRGGYQVKAYPAIVDNKDSVEIKLYETEQEQISAMRAGQRRLILLNVPSPIKYLHTNLPNKSKLGLYFNPYGKVLDLIDDCIACGVDKLIEEQGGLVWEPEKFEALKEHVRVELGDTVVEIAKQVETILTTAFNINKKLKGKIDFTMAFALSDIKAQIEGLIFKGFATECGWKRLPDILRYMRAIERRMEKLPIDPNKDRLHMLKIESVVNDYKELLNKIPKGMAVPDNVKEIRWMLEELRVSYFAQQLGTPYPVSDKRVKNAIDAC
- a CDS encoding outer membrane beta-barrel protein → MKKTLLALALVGASSTAMADSWIYGGATVGQSDFKGESGTSYSIHAGTGILPIIGIEAGLTQHGTFDIDYSGTKRDTKLRSYYAALKPSIDVGPLHVWAKGGLHQWDKEVTGLSAQDDDGVDIMYGVGAEYFIFGPLSVGASYMNYTTDKDDVGTFSLNATIHLL
- a CDS encoding OsmC family protein: MSQYTATVHWQRQAHEPFSDNLYSRGHEWRFDGGVVVPASASPHVVPLPLSVEQNVDPEEAFVAALSSCHMLTFLGIVAKKRYVVEEYIDHAVGRMEENEQGRMWVSQVVLRPKIRFAGELQPTREQLEKWHHLAHQHCFIANSVKTQVSTEF
- a CDS encoding esterase/lipase family protein; amino-acid sequence: MKRKLLFAALWIVSVSSLAGTSAASLDQTGYTQTRYPIVLVHGLFGFDKLAGVDYFYGIPESLTKDGAKVYVAQVSATNSSEVRGEQLLAQVETLLAATGAEKVNLIGHSHGGPTARYVASVRPDLVASVTSIGGVHKGSKVADLVRGHVAEGSVTEALAVKLAEGLSGLIGLLSGGSSLEQDPLASLDALTTQGSLRFNQFYPEGIPRSECGEGDLLAANGVYYYSWTGASTFTNVLDPIDAPMAILGLAFAGEANDGLVGACSTHLGKVIRDDYKMNHLDEINGLLGIHHLFETDPVTLYRQHANRLKRQGL
- a CDS encoding lipase secretion chaperone, which gives rise to MKKTVLSIIIVVALGSFIAVFYPTAEQTAVQDIRTAAQKDTELDIASGRALMDYSLSALGEKPLHQIQSEFTALGEVIQPLQIDERLFATYLQYKQALVELEPNWSTLDSFAFTELHQSLLALQQRFFTDEQIALLFAEENQLRALAIEKIRLQSSALNQQEQQEMWQAQLADLPEYIQQSDVNRRLIGELSQTEQEDRQTAYLKRAELVGDAGAQRLSQLDAQRQQFANELQSYLLARSDILQSDFLSTEQKQQQIEALRANRFAQKQWRRVEALERIQDASQSVN
- the emrD gene encoding multidrug efflux MFS transporter EmrD, which encodes MSASFPLVKLTFLIAILTAVGQMTQTMYVPSIGYMADEFLVSPAALQAVMACYLIPYGLSQFFYGPLSDRIGRKPVIIIGLVIYILGTLVTLFAKQYEWFLAGSFIQGLGIGCGGAMSRTLTRDCFEGAELHRANSLISMCVIFSPLLAPVLGGYLTETFSWRSSYLFLALFAIAVIITMMTSMMETLPKEKRKVESVARSYRYVLSNPRFQGYLLCLVATFAGVAVFEAAAGVLLGGVLNLPATTVSILFVLPIPGYLIGAGLSSYIAQRRSQKRALNVGLVAILLGAAIVLIPGVFGQTTALTLVGGATIYFLGAGILFPAATTGALAPFPYHAGTGGAILGGMQNLGAGIATLIASLFPAQDQLPLGCLMLAMSILAMLGLRLVFRKPDSSNEMPLAI